A region of the Candidatus Acidiferrales bacterium genome:
TGCTTTCGGCCCGTGAGTATAACCGGGGTTACGTTACCACCGGCGGTGGTCAGACCGGAACCGTCGACCAGAACGGGAACATCAACACGACGAATAACCCAACTTACACGAATGCGGTGACCGTGGGTTATACATTTCTAACTGCTATAGATCCGAAGACGGGTGATGGCCTTTGGAGCGACTCCAAAAAATGGGGAACCCTATTCACTGGGTACCATAGCGCTACGAAGGGACTAATTGACGAACTGCGGAAGCGTATGGAAGAACAAACTGCAGGATCAGGAAAATAACCATGGACGCGCGGGGATATTTATGCAAGCGCGACGGCTGTATATCAGCATTCAGGAAAGCGGGAGGCCCATCCACAGTCTAGGAGCGTTTGATTTCCGGTACAATACAGGGAGAATAGGCACAACGATTCATAGGTGTATTGTGGGAGGCCCGGATGCCACGACGACGATTAGTTCGGACAGAGGGCGACGTGCGCGATTTCCCTCGGTACAGCATTCCCGAAGCGGCGTTCTACGTGCGCATTCCTGCGAACACACTGCGTGCGTGGACACTTGGCCAAGATTACGTTACGCGGGCAGGCAAGCACCGTACATTCAAGCCGTTGATCGACTTGGCCGACAGAAAAAACAAATTGCTTTCTTTTTATAACTTAGTGGAAGCCCACATCTTGCGCTTCACAACGGAAAAGCGAGGCATACCACTCAAGAACGTGCGGGACGCGCTTGATTTCGTCCACGACAAAATACCCGGAAAGCATCCTCTGCTGACGCACAATTTCGAAACCTCTGGGAAGGATTTATTTATACGCCATCTGGGAAACACCATTAACGCCACGAGCAAGGGTCAATATGCGATGAGGCAAATCCTTGAAAAGTACCTCAGTCTTATCCCGCGCGACCCATATGGCTTGCCTATCCGCGTTTTCCCAATCAACTCCAAGCGGCTCGCCATTGACCCGCTGTTTTCCTCGGGTAAGCCGATCGTGAAAGACAAAGGCATTATGGCATCTGTGCTGTGGGGACGGAGCAAGTCCGGCGAGAGTATAGCCGATATCGCTCGCGATTACGGACTAACAGATATTGAAGCGCGAGAAGCAATCGAAGACTACGAATGGAAAGCAGCAGCCTGACGAACCACCAATTTTTCTCCTCGATAGAACATTTGGGAGAAGCCAATTGGCTAATATGCTGCGTTCGGCAGGCTTCCTTGTCGTAACTCTTTTTGATGAATATGGAGATGCTGAAAGCAGAATCGCGGACCCCGTAATGATTCACGGTTGCGGGCTAAAGGAATACGTGCTACTGACAGGTGATCAAGACTTGGAATTTACCTGGGCAAAAGAAGTGACAGAAGCTCATATTGCCGTTTTTGCTACGACAAATAACAACGAAGGCCCAACGCAATGGGCACCGCGAATCATTAAGGCAAAAAACGATATTTTGCGTGAGCTTAGACGAAGAACAAAACCCTTCACGGCAAGGATTGGATCGGATGGCCGTGTAACACGAGTGAGGCTATTTGATGGTTCGCAGTGGAAAACAATCGAGCTCAACAAAAAGCATGGCCCACATAAAAGCAAGTACAAACCAGAGGGGTAAGCCCTCGTCCTCTTAGTTTGCGGAAACTGCTCTCGAAATTCCGGAACTTAAGCTTGAAGAATTCTAATTCCGCAACCTATATCTAATTTTTCGCTTGGCTCGCTGCGCTGCTTGGAGCAACATAGCGCCGCCTATGCCGCACACCTTCTCCCGTCGCGACACATTGAAACTTTTCGGCGTCGGAGCCGCAGCAGCAGCGGGCGCATCCGCGGCGTTTTCGCCTCTCGTCTCCGTCGCGCCGCAATCGCAGTCCACGCCCAGCCCCGCGCAGCTTGCCGAGCAGCAGCGCGAAGACGCTTCCCGCGCCGCGCGCATGGCTTGGTGGCACGCCGCCAAATTCGGCATGTTCATTCACTTCGGACTCTACAGCGTCTACGGCCATCACGAATGGGCCATGGAAGAGGAAGGCATTCCCGTCGCCGAATACGAGCAGCTCGCGCGTCGCTTCCATCCGCGTCCCGGATTCGCGCGCGAATGGGCGCGTCTCGCCAAACGCGCCGGCCAGAAATACATGGTCATGACCAGCAAGCATCACGAAGGCTTCTGCAATTTCGCGTCGAAGCTCACGAATTATTGCGCGCCCGATCAGGGCCCGGGCCGCGACCTCGCCCGCGAATACGTCGAAGCCGCCCGCGCCGAGGGCCTTCGCGTGGGCTTCTACTATTCGCTCATGGACTGGCACCATCCCGATGGCGCGCGTTGCGCCACCGATCCTGCCGCGCGTGAGCGCTTCGTCGCCTACACCCACGGCCTGATCCGCGAAATCATGAGCAACTACGGAAAAATCGACGTCCTCTGGTACGACGTCGCCTGGCCGCTCGACGCCGATGGCTGGCAATCCGTCAAAATGAACCAGATGGTCTTCGGCCTTCAGCCCGACATCATCGTCAACAATCGCAACCTTCTTCCCGGCGATTTCAGCACTCCGAAACAGGAAATTTCCGCCTCCGAGGAAGGCCGCGCGTGGGAATCCTGCATGACCATGAACGACAGTTGGGGTTATCAGCGCGCGGACGACGACTGGAAATCGCCCAAGACCATCGTCCGCAATTTAATCGAATGCGCGCAGGGCGGCGGAAATTATTTGCTGAATATCGGGCCGACCGGCGACGGTTCCATTCCTTCCGAATCCATCGCCACGCTCGAAGCCGTCGGCCGCTGGATGGACGACAACGGCCCCACAATTTACGAATCCGAACGCTCGAAAGTGACCACGTCCGAAATGGCCGGATTCACGCGCAAAGGCAACACGCTATACGTCCACGTACACTTCTGGCCCGGTAACACCGTCGCCGTCGGTGGTCTGCGAACCAAAGTTCTCAGCGCGCGCATGTTCACGACCAAACAGCCCGTCGAATTTCATCAGGAAGAATTTCGCGTGCAGTTCACGGGCCTGCCCGACCATCCCCCCGATCCGCTCGCCACGGTCATCGAAGTCGAATGCGAGAGCGAGCCTGTTCAGGACACGCGCTGGGTGCGCGAGAATCGCCCCCGCCGCGCTGTGGGGTTCGATTAGTTTTGGGGCGTCTGGTGCGACCACATCGCGCCTGTACCGCTACGTTACAAATTCGAGTTTTCAGCAGCCTGCGAGAATGAATCTATTGGAGGCGTGGCTAAAAAATGTTGACTCAACCGGTGGCAAAGGAATTCGCTGCAGAGTGGATCGACGCGTGGAATGCGCACGACCTCGATCGCATACTTTCGCACTATGCGGAGAATGTGGTGCTCACGTCGCCGGTCGCAGCGAAAGTGCTCGGAGAGGCGTCCGGAATGGTGAACGGCAGGCAAGCACTTCGCGGTTACTTCGCGAAAGGGCTTGAGCTTTTTCCGAACCTCCAATTCAAGCTCATCGATGTCATGCAGGGAATCTCGAGCGTTGTGCTCTATTATGAGAATCAGCGCGGCACCAGGACTGGCGAGTTCATGGAATTCGATGCGGCGGAAAAGGTAGTTCGCGTCGTTGCCAACTACAGCATATAAAGGCATCGATGCAAAGACAAAGGGTAGGACTACTTCGCGCTCGGAACGATTAGGCGAACCTCGCCACCGTCGATGGGCGGCTTATCTCCTCGCTTCTCGCAGATCGCGCCCATGTGTTTCCAGATCTCTTGGACTTCCGCGGGCATGTGGTCCGGAATGTCGTGATTTTGCCAGGTGAGAATCTCGACGAAATAGGGCCGGCCGTTTTCGCTTCCCTGAAGAATCACGTGCGGCTGCGGAAGCACCATGTCGAGGCGCGTGTAAGCTTGCCACGCGTCGGCGAGGACTTTCTTCATCTCGTCTTCATGGCCGGGCTGGACATGGAAAGTGACGAGGACCGTCTCCGGCTGATCGTCAGGGAGTTGCGTCTGCGCGAACGACGGAGCCACGCGGAGCCAGCCGACGATGGCGAGAACGGCAACCGCGATTCTCCAGCCAAATTGCTTGCGATGAACTTTCATTTATGCCTCCGCGCGAACCGCGGCACTCGAAGCTTTTGCGGGCCGCCGCAATAGTCCCCCTGCCACGCTCAGCACCAGCAGCGACGTGAAAAACGTGAGGTGATACCACACCGGAAATTTGTGCCATATGGAAATGTGCGTCGGCAGGAACATCGCCACGGTCACTACGCCCGTTGCGAGCGGCGTCTTGATCCTCTCTTTTGCCACCAGCGCCACTACAAAACCGGAAACCACTGAACTCACTCCGCTCTCCAACAGCCGCATAATCTTCATCGGCAGCGTGAAGACCAGCGACTTTTCGACTAACGCATAGTCGATCCACAGTTTTCGCATCGCGATATCACACACCGTGACGACTACCGCCCACGCAATCAATCCAGCAATCACGGCGAGAATAATTCTCGCCACTCGGTGTCCTCTGCCGTCTTTCCACATGTGCGCTGCTCTATTTTCTGGCATCTCCCGCCTCCAGCATCTAATCTCCAGCCTCTAGAACGCCACATCCTTGATGTGCGTGGCGATGAACCAGCAATTGCCCCACGCATCCTTCACTCCCGCGCTGCGATCGCCGTAAGGCTTGTCGTTCGGAGCTTCAATCGTCGTTGCGCCTGCGTGCAGCGCTTGCGCGTACACCGCATCCGTATCCGGCACGTACAGGTGCAAATGGCACGGCGTCTGCCGGTTCGCACGAAACGCTTCGTCAATTTCAATCTGGCCATCGCCGATGAACACGGTCGCGTGCGCAATTGCACCACCCGGCCATTTGTGAATGCCCTCCGCGCGCCCGCCAAATGCTTCTTCCATGAACGAAATCATCTTCTCCGCGCCGTGCAAATGCAGATAGGGCTGAACTGCCGGATGCGAATATTGCTTTGCCTGCGGCGTGATGTACCACTCGTTTCCGAACGGGTCGCGCACCCCTGCTTCATACTCTCCGTAGAACTGCATGGCGGGTTCATACAGCGAAACGGCTCCCGCGCGCAATGCGTTGCGATAGGCCTCTTCCGCATCCGGCACCGTCAAATGAATTGTCACCGGCGCCGGCCCGTACTGCTCGTTGCCATCGCTTAGTTCGATCATCGAATCGCCGACTTTCACTTCCGCATGCATGATTTTCCCGCTCGGAATTGGCACGCGGCCTTTTTCTTCCGCGCCGAATGCTTCCTTCATGAAGTCGATGAATCCCGCCGCGCCGCCGACCAAAATGTACGGCGTGATGGTGTGGAATCCTTCGCGTATGTACTTCACTTTTTTCGCTGGTTCTGCTGCGTTCATTTTTTCCTCCACACTTTTTTCTTTTGAACGGGTTTCTTCCCTGTGGACCCTCGGCTGGCTGAGCGCGTCGCGCCGCCTCCACCAAAAGCCGCTCGTCCGCTTCATTTTCTCGGCCCTTGAACCCCTGCTCCCGCAATACGCGCTCTCCATAACATAAACTGCCGGGCCGGCAAAAGGTTACGCGAAAATTTTGCCCGCCCGGAGTCACTCCGTCCGCCAAAGGTTTTTCGAGCGGTTCTTCGGCGCGGTGACGCTGGAAAACTAATTGACAGTGTCAACTATCTATGTGACAGTGTCATTCATATGTCCATCGCACCCGGACCGCCGGCCGTCGACCCCACGCTCGCCGGGCGGATCGACGCCATCCGCCGTTTCAATCGCTTCTATACCAAGCGCATCGGCGTGCTCGATGAAAGTTTTCTGCACACTCCCTTTTCGCTCGCCGAAGGCCGCGTGCTCTATGAGATCGCGCAGCTCGAAAATCCTTCCGCAAGCGCCGTCGCCCGCAATCTCAGCTTGGACACCGGCTATCTCAGCCGCATCCTGCGCGATTTCGTCCGCCGTGGCTTCGTTGATAAGAAACGTTCCGCGAGCGATGGCCGCCAGAGTTTTCTCGCGCTGACCGCTCGCGGCCGCAAAGCCCTCGCGCCGCTCGACCGCCGCGCCAATGAAGAAGTCGGCGCCATGCTCCGTGCCCTGCCTGCGAAAGAGCAGGCTCGCCTCGCAAGCGCTATGGACACTATCGCAAATCTCCTCGGCGACAAATCCAAAGAAAAACCCGCGAGTGGCGCGCCCTATCTCCTCCGCTTCCATCAGTCGGGCGACATGGGCTGGATCGTTCATCGTCACGGCGTTCTGTATTCACAGGAATATGGCTACGACGAGCAATTTGAAGCGCTCTGTGCGCGCATCGTCGGCGAGTTCATTCAGAATTTCGACGCGAAGCGCGAACGCTGCTGGATCGCTGAACGCGAAGGCGAAATCGTCGGCTCCGTTTTTCTGGTGAAGAAATCCAAATCAGTCGCCAAGCTGCGTTTATTGTATGTGGAGCCTATCGCGCGCGGCCTCGGCATCGGCCGGCGGCTCGTCGAGGAATGCATTCGCTTTGCGCGCCAGGCAGGCTACAAAAAAATTACGCTCTGGACGCAAAGTCATCTCGATTCCGCGCGCCGCATCTACAAAGCCGCTGGATTCCGCCGCGTCCACAGCGAGTCGCATCACAGCTTCAGCCTCGACCTCGTCGCGGAAACCTGGGACCTCGCCCTCTAGGAATGGCTCTCTACAGCGCCAAAGCGCCGGCGCGGCACAACCACGCAACGCTCGATCGCTTTATTCGACCCGCAGCGCAGTCATGGGCGAAATCGAAGCTGCGCGCGCCGCTGGAATGATCGCGGCGATGAACGAACAGAGCGCGAGGGCGCTCGTCGCTACACCGAGCGCGAGCGGATCCCACGACGAGACGGCGAAAAGCTGTGAAGCAATCAATTTGCCCGCGCCGATGGCCAGAGGCAAACCGAGCAGCAGTCCGAATAGCACGCGCTCGAATGCGCCGCGCAAAACCAACTGCACCACGTTCGCACGATTGGCGCCCAGCGCCATGCGAATGCCGATTTCATTGGTGCGCTGCGCGACAGTGTAAGCCGTGACGCCGTAGAGCCCTATGGCCGCCAACAGCAGCGCAACCACGCCGAAGAGACCGGCGAGGCTCGCGACGGCGCGCTCCTGGTCAAACGAAAGGTCGATCTGCTGTTTCACCGTGCGAACGCTCGTGACCGTGAGATTGGGATCGATCTCCGCAAGCGCGCGCGTCAGTTGCGGTTCGAGCGTTCCAGGAGGGTCGTTCGTCACCAGCATGATTCCGCCGATCTGATGCGAGCCGAATTCGAGTTTTTGCATCAGCTCTGTTTTGTAATTCACGTACTGTGCCAGCGGCACATAAAACATCGCAAAAGGCGGCAGGGTGAATCCCCAGCCCGCGAAATGCGCATCGCCCGCCACACCAACGATCCGGTATGTGCCGGCATTTTCCGGCAAGTCCAGGCCGAAATGCTGTCCGAGCGGATCTTCGCCGTTTTTGAAGAAGCGCTTCACGAAAGCCCGGTTGACAATGGCCACCGGCGCGGCATTTTCATTATCTGCATCTGTGAAGTAGCGTCCGCGCAAAATGGGAATTCCGAGATTCTGCAGATAATTGGGGCTGACGCGGTCCCATGACGCGCCGGTTTCATTGCTCGTCGCGGATGACGGAGGATGGCCGGCGATTTCGATCATTTCTCCCCAATTGTCCGTCAGCGGATTGTAGAGCGCCAGGCCCGCGCTGCGCACTCCCGGCAAACGGATGACGCTGTCTTCGATTTTGCGGTAGAGCGCGTTCAGCTCTGCCGGTGTGCGGCCCGCGTCGGGATTGTGCAGCGAAACTTCCACCCGGCCTTTGACCTGAAACCCGAAATTTTGCCCTTCGAGGTTTCCGAGGCTTCTCGCCAGCATCGTCGCGCCGGCAACCAGCACCACAGAAACACTGAATTGCAAAATCAGCAGCGCTTTGCGCGCCAAGGAAGATCTCCCCGTCGAACTCCGGCTCGAGCTGCGCAGCGCCTCGGCCGGGTCCGTGCGCGTGGCAAACCACGCGGGCGCCGCGCCAAAAATAATCCCCGTGAGGAGCGCCAATCCAAACGCGAACGCCAAAACCACCAGCGAAGGCGTCACGCTGATGGGAAGAAAATGCGCGCTCTGAAACGCGAGTGCCAGCAGCAATCGCGCGGCGGCGACGGCGACGAGCAGTCCGACGACTCCTCCAGCAACAGCGAGCACTATGCTTTCCGTCAGCGCCTGCACAACGATTTGCCGCCGCGTGGCGCCGATAGCCAGTCGCAGCGCTGTCTGTCCGCGGCGCGCGACCGCCCGGGCCAGCAGCAAATTAGCAACATTCGCGCAAGCGATGAGCAACACCATGGCGCACACGGCGAGGAGAATCTCCAGGCTGCGGCTGTAATCCTCCTTCATCACTGTGACTCCCGCCCCCGCCGGGACGACGCTGATGCTCTGCTTCGGAAGCGCGCGGATGACGTCGCCCATCCAATTCGCCGGATATTGGGAATCGTGCTGCAACCATTGCCGCAGCACTCCCGTAAGCCGCGGCGCCATCCCCGTCGTCGATGTGCCAGGCCGTAAACGGCCGATCATGCGCAGCCATGCCGGCGGCGATTGATGCAGGCGTGCGCCAACGCCGTCGATAAGCATCTCTTGATGCACCGGTATCCAGATGTCCGGCGGGTCGCTGCGCAGCGTTTCACCGAAAAATCCCGCTGGCGCTACGCCGATGACTGTGAATGCATGTCCCTCAACATCGAATGTCGCGCCGACAACGGAGGGATCCGAGCCGTAATTCAGCTGCCAGGCGTGGTGGCTGAGAACTGCAACCGGCGGCGCGCCTTCCATGTCATCTTGCGGCGTGAACAGCCGCCCGCCGAAAGGCCTCACGCCAAGCGTCGAAAAATAACTCCCTGTGACATATTCGGACCGCAAAGGCCGCGGAACGGATTCGGCGCCTTCCCGCCGCACGCTCATCCGCATCCCGCCTGCCTGGAACGCGGCCACTTCTTCGAATTCCGGCACTGCCGACTTCAGCCGTTCGTACAGCGGATAGGAATACATGCCCCAGCGGCCTTGCAAGCCGCTTTCCACGCAGCAATCATTGCCGTCGCCGACGCGATAGAGCGTCGCGGGATCTTTCACCGGCAGCGAGCGAATCATCACCGCATGGATCAGCGTGAAGATCGCCGTCGTGCCGCCGATGCCCAGCGCCAGCGTGAGTATCGCCGAGGCCGCGAAAATGGGCGCGAGTCGGAATTGCCGCAGCGCGTAGCGAAGATTCCCGAGTAAATTGCTCATTAAAATTCCTGAACTCGATCCGAAGCCAATCGTTCCTGCGTCCTTGCGTTTACCGGCTTCGCTAGTCTATTGACTCTGCAGAGCGTCGTTTGGTGAGCACGTTCAGGAAAAAAACAGGTCGAGGACGATACGCCTTTGCCAGGCGCATCACGCAGCGGTTCCGTTCGGGTCCGGCATGGCCCTGGCGTTTCGCTTCGCCCACAGTTGCGCACCCAGCGCAAACACCGCAGGAAAACATTCCAGGACGTAGCGCGGTTCAGGAGTCTCAATCGTCGTCAAAAATGCCGTGCGCACCACGATGAACGCGACGAGCATCCAGACGACAGGGTCTTTCCGGCATCGCCACGCGCCAAGCAGCGCTAGCACTCCATACGCAATGCCCATCACAAAAAGCGTGAACGAATAGCAGTATTGCGAGGGGCTGTCTTCCCACCAATAGCCGACGGGCCAGAATTTCCCCGAGAGTGGCAGCATTTCCACGCGCGGCGTGAACCACATCGCAAGCGCTCGCAGCGCCGGAACTTCTGCGTAAGTCCGCAGCGGATGCCGCGCGGTTCGCTCTCGCGCGATTTCCGCGAATTGCCCGTCGATATCCGCGGACATTTCCAGGGAGGCGTTGTATTGCGCCAGAAGATTCGCGACGCGCTCGCGCTCGGCTGGTGAATCGAACGCTGCGGCCGGAAGATCGTCCATTTCGATTCTGTCGCTTCCCAAATTCCACGACACTAGAAAAACATCGCGGAATCGCCACAGCCAGGTCTTTTCCCACGAGAAAAATCCGTGCGGCGTGTACTCGTCGGGTAATTCGCTGTAAGCCGGCGCGAGGAATTGCACGCGATGGAGCGTCCGCCAGTTGCGCGCAGCCCACGGCGCCAGAGGCAAGATCAATCCGAAGCCCATGAGCGCGCCGGCGCGTGCGAGCTTCGGCCAATTTTTCGGCCGGCGCCAGTATCCCAGCAGCACAATCGCCGGACCGGCCAGCAGGAGCGGCCCTTCTGGCCGCACGAGAGCCCCAAATCCCGTGACGATTCCGCCCAGCAGCCACCGCATCTCTGGTTTTAGTTCGCCGGGCGAATTTCCCGTTGCGGCGCTGTCCAGTGCACGAAGATTTTCGCCGCGCATCGCCTCCATCAGCACCAGAAGCGCCAGAGCTGTCAGAAACGTTGCGAGCGGCTCCGTCAGCAGCACGGCGGTATAGTTCGCTGTAAACGGGCATATCGCCGCGAGCCACAGCGCCGCAAACGCCACGCAGCGGCGGGATTCGCGCGGTGCAATCATCGCGGCCATAGCGGCCACGATGATGCACGTCAGCACATCCACGGCGGCTTGCGCTACCATCACCACTCGCGTGCTTTCGCCGAAAATGGCGTAAATGGTCGCCAGAAACGCCGGATACCCTGGCGTTCGCATGTCCACGGGTGTAAGTTTGCCGAAAACGCTGATGCCGTAGGTGCCGTGCGCCAGCATGTTGTGCGCAAGCGCCTGGTAGAGCGGTGTATCGCCGGCGTCGGAGAACGGAAATTTTAGGATAAAAAACAACCGGATTGCGAACGCCGCCAGTACAGCGCCGGTGACATGCGCGCGCATCTTAGTTGAAGCCGTCATTGACAGTCTTTCCGTGGACGGCTAGCTTGGAATGAAGGCATGACAAAGCACAAGCCCATATTCTACGACGAAGAGCGCCGCCGGTGGCGCCGGACGCGCCGTGTTCTCGAAGTCTCGGGCGTTTTCTTCACGCTCGTCGTCGTAATCTTTTTTTTCAATATCCTGCGCCGCCCGAATCTTCCCGAACTGCTCCTGCCCGAGCGCGGCCCGGCATATCATCCCGTCACCGCGCCGATGCACCCTACTCTGTCCAGAGTCAAACGCACTAACGTCCGCCCGGGCCGCCAGCGCAAGGTCGCGGCGCTCGGCGAAATCCCGGAAAAATACGATCCCCTGCGCGCGGCGTTTTACGTCAACTGGGATTCCAACAGCCTCGCTTCGCTCGAGCTGCATTATCACGATATCGACCTCCTGATTCCCGAAGAGCTCCACGCCTTCACCGCCGATGGTTCGCTCGCCGTCGACAAAGATCCCAAGCTCGACAACTGGCTGAAATCCATCAACGTCGAAATTCCCATGATGCCGCTGCTCAATAACTATGACGGCAGCGTCTGGCAAATCGACCCCATGGCGCAAATGCTCGCGCACGCCGACGCGCGCCAGCGCCTGGTCGGCTCTCTCGTTTCTTATGCCGAGTCGCACAAAGTCGCTGGCCTCGCGGTCGACTTCGAGGAAGTGCCCGATTCGAGCCAGAAGGATTTCACCGAATTCATCCGCGAACTCGGCGCCGGTCTTCATGCCGTGAACCTGAAATTGATGGTCGCTCTTCCCGCCGCGGACTGGACTTACGATTACAAATCCCTCGGCGCGGATTCCGATGCCATCATCCTCATGAACTACGATTTTCACTGGCCGCAATCCGCCGCCGGCTCGATCGTCGACCAAACTTGGTAT
Encoded here:
- a CDS encoding helix-turn-helix domain-containing GNAT family N-acetyltransferase, which gives rise to MSIAPGPPAVDPTLAGRIDAIRRFNRFYTKRIGVLDESFLHTPFSLAEGRVLYEIAQLENPSASAVARNLSLDTGYLSRILRDFVRRGFVDKKRSASDGRQSFLALTARGRKALAPLDRRANEEVGAMLRALPAKEQARLASAMDTIANLLGDKSKEKPASGAPYLLRFHQSGDMGWIVHRHGVLYSQEYGYDEQFEALCARIVGEFIQNFDAKRERCWIAEREGEIVGSVFLVKKSKSVAKLRLLYVEPIARGLGIGRRLVEECIRFARQAGYKKITLWTQSHLDSARRIYKAAGFRRVHSESHHSFSLDLVAETWDLAL
- a CDS encoding alpha-L-fucosidase, whose translation is MPHTFSRRDTLKLFGVGAAAAAGASAAFSPLVSVAPQSQSTPSPAQLAEQQREDASRAARMAWWHAAKFGMFIHFGLYSVYGHHEWAMEEEGIPVAEYEQLARRFHPRPGFAREWARLAKRAGQKYMVMTSKHHEGFCNFASKLTNYCAPDQGPGRDLAREYVEAARAEGLRVGFYYSLMDWHHPDGARCATDPAARERFVAYTHGLIREIMSNYGKIDVLWYDVAWPLDADGWQSVKMNQMVFGLQPDIIVNNRNLLPGDFSTPKQEISASEEGRAWESCMTMNDSWGYQRADDDWKSPKTIVRNLIECAQGGGNYLLNIGPTGDGSIPSESIATLEAVGRWMDDNGPTIYESERSKVTTSEMAGFTRKGNTLYVHVHFWPGNTVAVGGLRTKVLSARMFTTKQPVEFHQEEFRVQFTGLPDHPPDPLATVIEVECESEPVQDTRWVRENRPRRAVGFD
- a CDS encoding ABC transporter permease: MSNLLGNLRYALRQFRLAPIFAASAILTLALGIGGTTAIFTLIHAVMIRSLPVKDPATLYRVGDGNDCCVESGLQGRWGMYSYPLYERLKSAVPEFEEVAAFQAGGMRMSVRREGAESVPRPLRSEYVTGSYFSTLGVRPFGGRLFTPQDDMEGAPPVAVLSHHAWQLNYGSDPSVVGATFDVEGHAFTVIGVAPAGFFGETLRSDPPDIWIPVHQEMLIDGVGARLHQSPPAWLRMIGRLRPGTSTTGMAPRLTGVLRQWLQHDSQYPANWMGDVIRALPKQSISVVPAGAGVTVMKEDYSRSLEILLAVCAMVLLIACANVANLLLARAVARRGQTALRLAIGATRRQIVVQALTESIVLAVAGGVVGLLVAVAAARLLLALAFQSAHFLPISVTPSLVVLAFAFGLALLTGIIFGAAPAWFATRTDPAEALRSSSRSSTGRSSLARKALLILQFSVSVVLVAGATMLARSLGNLEGQNFGFQVKGRVEVSLHNPDAGRTPAELNALYRKIEDSVIRLPGVRSAGLALYNPLTDNWGEMIEIAGHPPSSATSNETGASWDRVSPNYLQNLGIPILRGRYFTDADNENAAPVAIVNRAFVKRFFKNGEDPLGQHFGLDLPENAGTYRIVGVAGDAHFAGWGFTLPPFAMFYVPLAQYVNYKTELMQKLEFGSHQIGGIMLVTNDPPGTLEPQLTRALAEIDPNLTVTSVRTVKQQIDLSFDQERAVASLAGLFGVVALLLAAIGLYGVTAYTVAQRTNEIGIRMALGANRANVVQLVLRGAFERVLFGLLLGLPLAIGAGKLIASQLFAVSSWDPLALGVATSALALCSFIAAIIPAARAASISPMTALRVE
- a CDS encoding nuclear transport factor 2 family protein; translated protein: MLTQPVAKEFAAEWIDAWNAHDLDRILSHYAENVVLTSPVAAKVLGEASGMVNGRQALRGYFAKGLELFPNLQFKLIDVMQGISSVVLYYENQRGTRTGEFMEFDAAEKVVRVVANYSI
- a CDS encoding DUF433 domain-containing protein, whose product is MPRRRLVRTEGDVRDFPRYSIPEAAFYVRIPANTLRAWTLGQDYVTRAGKHRTFKPLIDLADRKNKLLSFYNLVEAHILRFTTEKRGIPLKNVRDALDFVHDKIPGKHPLLTHNFETSGKDLFIRHLGNTINATSKGQYAMRQILEKYLSLIPRDPYGLPIRVFPINSKRLAIDPLFSSGKPIVKDKGIMASVLWGRSKSGESIADIARDYGLTDIEAREAIEDYEWKAAA
- a CDS encoding VOC family protein gives rise to the protein MNAAEPAKKVKYIREGFHTITPYILVGGAAGFIDFMKEAFGAEEKGRVPIPSGKIMHAEVKVGDSMIELSDGNEQYGPAPVTIHLTVPDAEEAYRNALRAGAVSLYEPAMQFYGEYEAGVRDPFGNEWYITPQAKQYSHPAVQPYLHLHGAEKMISFMEEAFGGRAEGIHKWPGGAIAHATVFIGDGQIEIDEAFRANRQTPCHLHLYVPDTDAVYAQALHAGATTIEAPNDKPYGDRSAGVKDAWGNCWFIATHIKDVAF